The following proteins are co-located in the Polystyrenella longa genome:
- the trpA gene encoding tryptophan synthase subunit alpha: protein MPSRISDVFIKLKAENRLAFMPFITSGDPDIATTGQLISELGRRGCDMIEIGFPYSDPIADGPTIQASYTRSLGRGLHVEDIFKTVAALPTDNLPPLVAMVAYAIIYRIGPEEFLTKLKLAGFCGMIVPDLPGDEAASFFELAQKHELDLVQLVSPTTTPERVSRILAAASGFVYCISVAGITGVRDDLPPELKDQLRWLREKTDLPLAVGFGIGKPEQIDMLRGDADGVIVGSAIVRQLEPLTESPDQKEAILKQIGDYAAEMLAATKP, encoded by the coding sequence GTGCCCTCCCGTATTTCAGACGTCTTTATCAAACTGAAAGCCGAAAACCGGCTCGCTTTCATGCCGTTCATTACTTCCGGCGACCCGGACATCGCTACGACTGGCCAATTGATTTCCGAACTCGGTCGTCGTGGTTGTGATATGATTGAAATCGGTTTTCCATACTCCGATCCTATCGCAGACGGTCCTACCATTCAGGCCTCCTATACTCGGTCGCTCGGGCGGGGGCTGCATGTAGAGGACATCTTCAAAACAGTCGCCGCACTGCCGACCGACAATCTTCCCCCTTTGGTGGCGATGGTTGCTTACGCAATTATCTACCGCATCGGACCGGAAGAGTTTTTAACCAAACTCAAACTGGCCGGCTTCTGCGGGATGATCGTCCCCGACCTGCCCGGTGACGAAGCAGCGAGTTTCTTCGAACTGGCTCAAAAGCATGAGCTCGATTTGGTACAGCTTGTCTCTCCCACCACGACTCCTGAGCGAGTCTCACGAATCCTGGCGGCGGCCAGTGGCTTCGTCTACTGCATCTCGGTCGCTGGTATTACAGGTGTCCGCGATGACCTTCCCCCTGAATTGAAAGATCAATTGCGGTGGCTCCGGGAAAAAACCGATCTGCCTCTGGCTGTGGGTTTTGGAATCGGAAAACCCGAACAGATTGATATGCTCCGGGGAGACGCCGACGGTGTGATTGTTGGTTCCGCCATCGTCCGTCAGTTGGAACCTCTGACGGAATCCCCCGATCAGAAAGAGGCGATTCTCAAACAGATCGGTGACTACGCCGCTGAAATGCTCGCGGCTACCAAGCCGTAG
- a CDS encoding phosphoribosylaminoimidazolesuccinocarboxamide synthase, with amino-acid sequence MSSAAFVQSNLTGIPVKRGKVRDVYDFGDRLLFVATDRISAFDWIMPNGIPDKGRVLTGISKMWFDRLEVSNHLLSMNPADLDLPTDAPLDALIGRSMVVRKTEVVPIECVVRGYLSGSGWKEYREQQTVCGIELPAGLQESAQLPEPIFTPATKAESGHDENIPFKVMCDQVGNELSEKLRSLSFEIYQKAASFAQTKGIILADTKFEFGLLDGEIILIDEVLTPDSSRFWPMDTYKPGGPQFSFDKQFVRDWLESTDWDKNSEPPTLPEEIVTQTRAKYIEAYELLTGEEFGWK; translated from the coding sequence ATGTCATCAGCTGCATTCGTACAAAGTAATCTTACAGGGATTCCGGTGAAACGGGGCAAAGTCCGGGACGTTTATGATTTTGGCGACCGACTCCTGTTCGTCGCGACTGACCGCATTAGCGCCTTCGACTGGATCATGCCCAACGGCATTCCGGATAAGGGTCGTGTGTTGACTGGTATCAGCAAGATGTGGTTTGACCGACTGGAAGTCTCGAATCACTTGCTCAGCATGAATCCGGCCGATCTCGACCTACCGACCGATGCGCCACTGGACGCACTCATAGGCCGAAGTATGGTCGTCCGCAAAACGGAAGTCGTGCCAATCGAATGCGTTGTGCGAGGTTATCTGTCCGGTTCAGGCTGGAAAGAATACCGCGAACAGCAAACTGTCTGCGGAATCGAGCTACCGGCAGGCCTCCAGGAATCGGCTCAACTTCCCGAGCCAATTTTCACTCCAGCAACCAAAGCCGAATCAGGGCATGATGAGAACATCCCGTTTAAGGTAATGTGCGATCAGGTCGGTAACGAACTTTCAGAGAAACTCCGTTCACTCTCGTTCGAAATCTACCAGAAGGCGGCAAGCTTCGCTCAAACCAAAGGGATCATACTGGCCGATACCAAATTCGAGTTCGGTTTGCTGGATGGCGAGATCATCCTGATCGACGAAGTGTTGACTCCCGATTCATCCCGGTTCTGGCCGATGGACACTTACAAACCGGGCGGCCCTCAGTTCTCGTTCGACAAACAATTCGTCCGCGACTGGCTCGAATCAACCGATTGGGACAAAAACAGCGAACCTCCCACCCTGCCCGAAGAAATCGTCACCCAGACAAGAGCGAAGTACATCGAAGCCTATGAGTTGCTGACCGGGGAAGAGTTTGGTTGGAAGTAG
- a CDS encoding endo-1,4-beta-xylanase yields MGVIRFAFDPEQNSNELMNRLGDRAFLVSYEGKVFPGQQLLVQDNQIAIRKADERSAKLSFPWPLEQLGDVLFQTGSLMEREEPYSLLVELARGKVSALRNQSGNWQIMGMTIPAEFYERLDRAHEFLSQGVQTQTNIKESSRLGGAALEQAQAASDILMSSFIGQRMKLQSRRYTVPPLHYSCGVSFDFQKEENEENLKSLLARFDEFVLPLHWNMDEELRSSPRVEEIDETIDFLISQNKIVSAGPLLDFSSEGLPAWLKQWQGDAISMQSLLCDFIETIVSRFAGKIRKWDLSVNSEMGAADEEWSFLSEEVRLRFLSRSLEIMQQIDNQLEISLLVTDPWGVYHGDGGYLLTSLTFVDVLTRARGKLSSLKLVLTDGYENNRVPSFDWLELSRIVDYWSSLGIPLQVVLAAPSSGETQENSRIQVDSKQTHLVSLQSQADWYEKVISLMIAKESVTGIQFEHFHDGSPNRYAASGFVDTTGKPKISFDQLARLQTFAPKP; encoded by the coding sequence ATGGGTGTAATCCGATTTGCTTTCGACCCGGAGCAAAATTCAAACGAATTAATGAATCGACTGGGTGATCGGGCGTTTCTCGTCAGCTACGAAGGCAAAGTCTTTCCGGGACAGCAGCTGCTGGTGCAGGATAACCAGATAGCCATTCGCAAGGCGGATGAGCGGAGTGCAAAGCTCTCTTTTCCCTGGCCTCTGGAACAATTGGGCGATGTTCTTTTCCAAACGGGTTCTCTTATGGAACGGGAAGAGCCCTACTCGCTGTTGGTGGAGTTAGCGCGTGGCAAAGTTTCAGCTTTGCGAAACCAGTCTGGAAACTGGCAGATTATGGGAATGACGATTCCGGCGGAGTTCTACGAACGTCTGGATCGCGCTCACGAGTTTCTTTCTCAAGGTGTACAGACTCAGACCAATATCAAAGAATCCTCCCGATTGGGGGGCGCTGCCTTGGAACAGGCTCAAGCGGCGTCCGACATTTTAATGTCGAGCTTTATCGGTCAACGCATGAAATTGCAAAGTCGCCGCTATACCGTGCCCCCCCTGCATTACTCCTGCGGGGTCAGTTTTGATTTTCAAAAAGAAGAGAACGAAGAAAACCTGAAATCACTGCTAGCACGATTCGACGAATTCGTGTTGCCTCTGCATTGGAACATGGATGAGGAACTCCGGTCATCTCCTCGGGTGGAAGAGATCGATGAAACGATCGATTTCCTGATCAGTCAGAACAAGATTGTTTCTGCCGGTCCTTTACTCGATTTTTCCAGCGAAGGACTGCCAGCCTGGTTGAAGCAATGGCAGGGTGATGCAATCAGCATGCAGAGTTTGCTCTGTGATTTTATCGAGACTATAGTCTCTCGATTTGCCGGGAAAATTCGTAAATGGGATCTCTCCGTCAACAGTGAGATGGGAGCCGCCGACGAAGAATGGAGCTTTCTGTCCGAGGAAGTAAGGCTGCGGTTTCTAAGTCGGTCTCTCGAAATCATGCAGCAGATAGACAACCAACTGGAGATCTCGCTGCTCGTGACAGATCCCTGGGGGGTGTATCATGGTGACGGTGGATATCTTCTCACATCACTGACATTCGTTGATGTCCTTACTCGTGCACGTGGTAAACTGAGTTCATTGAAACTTGTCCTGACGGACGGGTATGAAAATAATCGTGTTCCCTCCTTCGACTGGTTAGAACTTTCGAGGATCGTGGATTATTGGAGTTCTCTCGGCATTCCTTTACAAGTTGTTCTGGCGGCTCCTTCTTCGGGAGAGACGCAGGAAAATTCTCGAATTCAAGTTGATTCTAAACAGACCCATCTCGTATCTCTACAAAGTCAGGCGGATTGGTACGAAAAAGTAATCTCTCTGATGATTGCAAAAGAGTCTGTGACAGGTATTCAGTTCGAGCATTTTCATGATGGCAGTCCTAATCGGTATGCTGCCTCTGGTTTCGTTGATACTACCGGAAAACCAAAGATCAGTTTCGACCAACTGGCACGACTTCAAACCTTTGCTCCCAAACCCTGA
- a CDS encoding DUF1501 domain-containing protein, with product MSALAPQFGLAGQDGAQNGLSLPATHHPSKAKHVIFLYMDGGVSHIDSFDPKPQLDKEHGQPFKMKVQPTQFDDVGKVLKCPWKFKNHGESGLPISELFPHIAQHADELCVVRSMTSSFSEHTNANYFLHTGHGLQGRPSMGSWFTYGLGTESENLPGFVVLMGGLMPPGGVDCFHNGFLPAAYQGSIFKKGEVPVADLLRSEKTESAQRRKLNLLRQLDENVLDQAGEHDELESAIRNYELAFRMQTAVPDLVDLSQETESTQKNYGLDSTDEHTRSYGRQCLTARRLVEQGVRFIELTCPKIGGLDRWDQHSGLKSGHEKNAKAIDQPVAALIDDLKERGLLDETLIVWAGEFGRTPMAQGSDGRDHNPFGFTIWMAGGGAKGGTIYGATDEYGYYAIENKLQIHDLHATMLHLLGMDHTRLTKRFSSRDMRLTDVHGKVVHDIIS from the coding sequence ATGTCAGCTTTGGCACCGCAATTCGGATTGGCGGGGCAGGATGGTGCTCAAAATGGGTTATCACTACCGGCTACCCACCATCCCTCTAAAGCCAAGCATGTCATATTTCTGTATATGGATGGAGGAGTCTCTCATATTGACTCCTTCGACCCCAAACCTCAATTGGACAAAGAGCACGGTCAGCCATTCAAAATGAAAGTGCAACCGACGCAGTTCGATGACGTCGGCAAAGTATTAAAATGCCCTTGGAAGTTCAAAAATCACGGAGAGAGTGGCCTGCCGATCAGCGAGTTGTTCCCCCACATCGCCCAGCATGCAGATGAATTGTGTGTCGTCCGCTCGATGACCTCCAGCTTTTCGGAACATACGAACGCCAATTATTTTCTCCACACAGGCCATGGGTTACAGGGACGTCCTTCGATGGGCTCGTGGTTTACTTATGGGCTGGGGACTGAAAGCGAAAACTTACCCGGATTCGTTGTTCTGATGGGTGGATTGATGCCACCGGGCGGCGTTGACTGCTTCCACAATGGATTTCTTCCGGCGGCCTATCAAGGTTCCATATTCAAAAAAGGAGAGGTGCCGGTTGCCGACCTGTTGCGTTCGGAAAAAACAGAATCGGCTCAACGACGAAAACTGAATCTGTTACGTCAACTTGACGAGAATGTCCTCGACCAGGCGGGGGAACACGACGAACTGGAATCGGCCATTCGAAATTACGAACTCGCCTTTCGCATGCAGACAGCCGTCCCCGACCTGGTTGACCTCAGTCAGGAAACGGAATCTACTCAGAAGAACTATGGACTGGATTCCACCGACGAACACACGCGCAGTTATGGGCGACAGTGCTTGACGGCCCGGCGACTTGTCGAACAGGGAGTTCGCTTCATTGAGTTGACCTGTCCCAAGATCGGAGGGCTTGATCGCTGGGACCAGCATTCTGGCCTGAAATCGGGGCATGAGAAAAACGCGAAGGCGATCGACCAACCCGTTGCTGCGTTAATTGATGATTTGAAGGAACGGGGATTGCTGGACGAGACCCTAATCGTCTGGGCAGGGGAATTTGGGCGTACACCGATGGCTCAGGGAAGTGATGGACGAGACCACAATCCGTTTGGATTCACCATCTGGATGGCGGGTGGCGGTGCCAAAGGGGGCACGATCTACGGTGCCACAGACGAATACGGATACTATGCTATTGAGAACAAACTGCAAATTCATGACTTACACGCCACGATGCTGCACCTGCTTGGAATGGACCACACCCGATTAACCAAGAGGTTCAGTAGCCGAGACATGCGTTTAACCGACGTCCATGGAAAAGTTGTCCACGACATCATCAGTTAA
- the tatC gene encoding twin-arginine translocase subunit TatC, whose protein sequence is MAKSRDLFEESSMSFGEHLEILRVHLIRGLIGLVLACCVTLFYGQELVQYITQPIKEALLDYNDYGVEKFDSGDEEPEIQVAPAEETATNESADPVVADEQSVEPDSSAEEAPEQPEHEDVLKVKVRVADLVPALHEVDPEQFPKASVQSDKEIVLPLKSDLFKELYTLRSQQKALVKIIKKNSEPVTREVHEAFLIYLKVSIVAGLVLSSPWLIYQLWLFVAAGLYPSERRYVYYYLPFSIGLFLTGVMFCFYLVLPFVLSFLLSFNKSMGVDPQIFLKEWISFAIMLPVMFGVSFQLPVVMLFMERLSICSVETYREKRRMAILVIAVVSMLMTPSDPQSMILMMVPLLFLYELGIVICQFNVNKEAKTETI, encoded by the coding sequence ATGGCCAAGTCGAGAGATCTATTTGAAGAATCATCCATGTCCTTTGGGGAACATCTGGAGATCCTCCGCGTCCATTTGATCCGCGGGTTGATTGGATTAGTTCTGGCCTGTTGTGTCACCCTGTTCTACGGGCAGGAACTGGTGCAATACATTACACAGCCGATCAAAGAGGCCCTGTTGGATTACAACGACTACGGCGTCGAAAAATTCGATTCAGGCGACGAGGAACCCGAAATCCAAGTCGCTCCAGCTGAAGAAACCGCGACGAACGAATCGGCGGATCCGGTTGTGGCTGACGAGCAATCAGTAGAACCGGACAGTTCTGCCGAAGAGGCTCCTGAGCAACCAGAACATGAAGATGTACTAAAAGTGAAGGTCCGCGTGGCTGACCTGGTTCCCGCTCTGCATGAAGTCGATCCGGAGCAGTTTCCGAAAGCGAGTGTTCAATCGGATAAAGAAATTGTCTTGCCTCTCAAATCGGATTTGTTCAAAGAACTGTACACCCTTCGTAGCCAGCAGAAAGCGCTGGTCAAAATCATCAAGAAGAACTCAGAGCCAGTCACGCGAGAAGTCCACGAGGCTTTCCTGATTTATTTGAAGGTCTCCATCGTTGCCGGCCTGGTGCTCAGTAGCCCGTGGCTGATTTATCAGCTCTGGTTGTTTGTCGCCGCCGGTCTCTACCCGTCCGAACGCCGTTACGTCTATTACTATCTACCCTTCAGTATCGGTTTGTTTCTTACGGGAGTGATGTTCTGTTTCTATCTGGTACTCCCGTTTGTGCTGAGTTTCCTGCTGAGCTTTAACAAATCGATGGGTGTCGATCCGCAGATCTTCCTGAAGGAATGGATTAGTTTCGCCATCATGTTGCCAGTGATGTTTGGGGTTAGTTTTCAATTACCCGTAGTGATGTTGTTCATGGAAAGACTATCCATCTGCTCGGTGGAAACGTATCGCGAAAAACGACGCATGGCGATTCTGGTGATCGCGGTAGTATCAATGTTGATGACTCCCTCCGACCCTCAGAGTATGATTCTGATGATGGTTCCGCTGTTGTTCCTGTATGAGCTCGGAATCGTAATCTGCCAGTTTAACGTCAATAAGGAAGCTAAAACGGAGACAATTTAG
- a CDS encoding DUF5684 domain-containing protein codes for MPIKIRCKVCEAGLKLPDAAMGKVVKCPKCANRIKVPSRQPGSEGSAKPPSQSSPGRKRREAASSTGFMTALGNLPLEDQQMKICPRCGQDVDPETGVCESCGIDVETGQLTEKRKRLIAVKGVDPRDFFKNVANDFFVYPFKNFGLIGRSILISMLAYIFIAIAHFFIHFSDGLTVEIFMWAFVSVSTAFFFGWFWTIASEMAVYTFQYHAALKKKKKTRPFKPKKFDIFMVFQNGYRFLAWVICNVFVHALVLFPLILVVGFSLLASGSGSKTFLTIIGILLGFSLTLVGLSIPSAVGHMSMPVTWPGWNPFKLAQLTMRTIGQSLVWGLLTLMFAAIPIAGYAVAYNYVADDLDEVWEPMRMNARITWAQRLNPGPKEVLPDELIELRNSKANNEVDYMVWVKSEAILLPIACFAGVFLIGSARCLGNLVYYCQNSLDLIREVPGATYKVLDKKKYLPIPFRSQVGAIWLFCHLFFGLEVAATMIGAVSMGIPFGTIIVAELLVYFIVFLPIILYYDGLCRIFEKTKNTGILALIPWVRNYLQFKAAGMPGVWFPLFIVMNIVLASVSSFSSELVPIVSLPLVGIALIGNMVIWIYLNIKLAERFEKPITYGLGLAFLAPVFYFILGRSMDRAKRLSTDPPPEFDDDDLKS; via the coding sequence ATGCCGATAAAAATTCGCTGTAAAGTTTGTGAAGCTGGTTTGAAATTGCCTGACGCTGCCATGGGCAAAGTCGTCAAGTGCCCGAAATGCGCTAATCGTATCAAGGTGCCCTCGCGGCAGCCTGGAAGCGAAGGATCTGCCAAACCACCCAGCCAGTCTTCGCCAGGTCGCAAACGTCGTGAAGCCGCTTCATCCACAGGTTTTATGACAGCACTCGGTAACTTGCCTCTGGAAGATCAGCAGATGAAAATCTGCCCGCGCTGCGGACAGGACGTTGATCCCGAAACGGGTGTATGTGAGTCGTGTGGTATCGATGTCGAAACGGGCCAGTTGACTGAGAAACGCAAACGCCTAATCGCGGTTAAAGGGGTAGACCCACGTGATTTCTTCAAAAATGTGGCGAACGACTTTTTCGTATACCCCTTTAAAAACTTCGGCCTGATCGGCCGTTCTATCCTTATTTCGATGTTGGCCTATATCTTCATTGCCATCGCTCACTTCTTCATCCACTTCAGTGATGGACTGACCGTTGAAATATTCATGTGGGCGTTTGTCAGTGTCAGTACTGCATTCTTTTTTGGGTGGTTCTGGACAATTGCTTCAGAAATGGCCGTTTATACATTTCAGTATCACGCAGCGCTTAAGAAGAAGAAAAAAACGAGACCGTTTAAACCGAAGAAATTCGATATTTTCATGGTCTTTCAGAATGGATATCGATTCCTTGCGTGGGTGATTTGTAATGTCTTTGTTCACGCATTGGTGTTGTTTCCGCTCATTTTGGTGGTCGGATTTTCATTATTGGCCTCCGGTAGTGGGTCAAAGACCTTTTTAACCATCATTGGAATTCTGCTCGGCTTTTCACTGACGCTCGTTGGTTTGTCCATCCCATCTGCAGTCGGCCACATGTCGATGCCGGTAACCTGGCCAGGTTGGAACCCTTTCAAGCTAGCGCAGTTGACGATGAGAACCATCGGTCAATCACTTGTTTGGGGATTATTGACGTTGATGTTTGCCGCCATCCCCATTGCTGGCTATGCCGTTGCTTATAACTATGTTGCGGATGATTTGGATGAAGTCTGGGAGCCAATGAGGATGAATGCCCGGATTACATGGGCGCAGAGACTAAACCCCGGGCCCAAAGAAGTCCTACCTGATGAATTGATCGAACTAAGAAACAGCAAGGCCAATAATGAAGTCGACTATATGGTCTGGGTGAAATCGGAAGCGATTCTGCTGCCCATCGCCTGCTTTGCCGGAGTCTTTTTGATCGGCTCTGCCCGTTGTCTGGGTAACTTGGTTTATTATTGCCAGAATTCGCTGGATCTCATCAGAGAGGTTCCGGGGGCGACTTACAAAGTCTTGGATAAGAAGAAATATCTCCCGATCCCGTTTCGGTCGCAAGTCGGGGCAATTTGGTTATTTTGTCATCTCTTCTTCGGACTCGAAGTGGCCGCCACTATGATTGGCGCCGTATCGATGGGCATTCCGTTCGGAACGATTATCGTTGCCGAACTGTTGGTTTATTTTATCGTGTTCTTGCCCATAATTCTCTATTACGATGGATTGTGTCGAATTTTTGAAAAGACAAAAAACACCGGCATACTTGCATTGATTCCCTGGGTTCGCAACTATCTTCAATTTAAAGCGGCCGGGATGCCTGGAGTCTGGTTTCCACTGTTTATTGTGATGAATATTGTATTGGCTTCCGTATCCAGTTTTAGCTCGGAGTTGGTACCGATCGTCAGTTTGCCACTCGTGGGTATCGCCTTGATCGGAAACATGGTGATCTGGATCTATTTAAATATCAAACTGGCCGAGCGATTCGAAAAGCCGATCACTTACGGTTTGGGACTGGCCTTTTTGGCGCCCGTATTCTACTTCATCCTGGGAAGAAGCATGGACCGTGCCAAACGATTATCAACAGATCCACCACCTGAATTCGATGACGACGATTTGAAGAGTTAA
- a CDS encoding sialidase family protein, translating into MNPTEYSSFPNRREFLAQSAAAMALLSAGQLATAEQKENSGLIKSIESEILFNGRSGESRWFHPRACVVPTGQQDEVLMTLQSISGSDVFGPVHWTLSKDGGKSWSDPELISGLGRTPFDARHEVGVCDVTPQFHPQTNTSIAMGHNVFYRDGVLARPQLNRWPVYTIRNAEGAWSTPRKLTWEDPRGAFIYTSNCGQRVTLENGELLIPLTYGATVDEARSISTIRCQFDGEDITVVETGNALHNGVKRGLLEPSMIHYGDKFYVTIRAEDERGYVAVSDDGLQWEEQQAWSWEDGEPLVMSTTQQHWLEHSDALYLVYTRRAEENAKVIRYRAPIYMAQVDTQTMRLKRETEQVVLPLLGDPKNDPRGVALMGNFNITNVSPDQSWVTVGEHRPFGGYRGDTLLARINWSQPNQLVAK; encoded by the coding sequence ATGAATCCGACTGAATACTCCTCCTTTCCCAACCGTCGAGAATTTCTGGCTCAATCTGCCGCTGCTATGGCTCTACTGTCAGCCGGTCAGCTGGCGACAGCAGAGCAGAAGGAGAATTCGGGTTTGATTAAATCAATCGAGTCCGAAATTCTCTTCAACGGTCGCTCGGGAGAATCCCGTTGGTTTCACCCGCGTGCCTGTGTTGTCCCGACAGGGCAACAGGACGAGGTGTTGATGACCTTGCAGTCCATCAGCGGATCCGATGTCTTTGGTCCGGTTCACTGGACCCTGTCCAAAGATGGTGGGAAGAGCTGGAGCGATCCCGAACTGATTTCTGGATTGGGTCGTACTCCGTTTGATGCCAGGCACGAAGTTGGTGTATGCGACGTGACACCGCAATTTCATCCGCAGACCAACACGTCGATTGCCATGGGACATAACGTCTTTTATCGAGACGGGGTTCTGGCTCGTCCTCAATTGAATCGCTGGCCGGTTTATACTATTCGTAATGCCGAGGGAGCATGGTCCACGCCACGTAAGTTAACCTGGGAAGACCCCAGAGGGGCGTTTATTTACACCAGCAATTGCGGACAGCGGGTCACTCTTGAGAATGGAGAATTACTCATACCTTTGACCTATGGAGCGACTGTCGATGAAGCCCGCTCGATATCGACCATTCGATGTCAGTTCGATGGGGAAGATATCACGGTCGTGGAAACAGGCAACGCTCTGCACAATGGTGTCAAACGCGGACTGCTGGAACCTTCCATGATTCATTACGGGGACAAGTTCTATGTCACGATTCGCGCGGAAGACGAACGTGGCTACGTAGCTGTCTCTGATGATGGTTTACAATGGGAAGAACAGCAAGCGTGGAGCTGGGAGGATGGCGAGCCTCTCGTGATGTCCACAACACAACAGCATTGGCTCGAGCATTCGGATGCCCTGTATCTGGTCTATACGCGTCGCGCTGAAGAGAACGCGAAGGTGATTCGTTATCGTGCCCCCATCTACATGGCGCAAGTCGATACCCAAACGATGCGTTTGAAACGTGAGACGGAGCAGGTGGTCCTTCCTTTGCTCGGGGATCCCAAGAATGATCCTCGTGGCGTCGCGTTGATGGGGAATTTCAATATCACGAATGTGAGCCCTGACCAGTCCTGGGTCACTGTGGGAGAACACCGCCCATTCGGAGGGTATCGCGGTGATACTCTGCTGGCCCGTATTAACTGGTCTCAACCCAATCAGCTGGTCGCGAAGTAA
- the trpB gene encoding tryptophan synthase subunit beta → MPTKATSQVPDAQGRFGEFGRRFVPETLMQALEELTVEYQKAKADPNFQARLDNLLRTFVGRANPLYFAERLTEHCGGAKIYLKREDLNHTGAHKINNTIGQALLTMRMGKKRVIAETGAGQHGVATAVACARFGLDCVVYMGEEDIRRQKLNVFNMRTMGAEVRPVTTGSRTLRDAINEAMRDWMSSVDTTHYILGSVVGPHPFPLIVRDFQSVIGKEARQQCLEETGRLPDEVIACVGGGSNAAGMFYPFVEDESVRLTGVEAGGRGPEAGQHASPLSYGRKGVLHGSFSYVMQDDDGQTCDVHSISAGLDYPGVGPEHAYWKDTGRVDYVAAEDDEAMAAFKKLATLEGILPALESSHAISHAMKAAKQRSADEIVVVCLSGRGDKDVSEVARLLGQDL, encoded by the coding sequence ATGCCCACTAAAGCGACATCACAGGTTCCTGATGCACAGGGACGTTTCGGTGAATTCGGTCGTCGATTTGTTCCCGAAACACTGATGCAAGCCCTCGAAGAACTCACCGTCGAGTATCAGAAGGCGAAAGCCGATCCGAACTTCCAGGCCAGACTGGACAACCTGCTTCGCACCTTCGTCGGTCGCGCCAATCCGCTCTATTTTGCAGAACGCCTCACGGAACATTGCGGCGGAGCGAAAATCTATCTGAAGCGGGAAGACCTGAATCACACCGGCGCTCATAAAATCAACAACACCATCGGTCAAGCACTGCTCACCATGCGCATGGGCAAAAAACGAGTAATCGCCGAAACCGGAGCCGGTCAGCATGGTGTCGCTACCGCCGTCGCCTGTGCCCGTTTTGGTCTCGACTGCGTTGTTTACATGGGCGAAGAAGACATCCGCCGCCAGAAATTGAATGTCTTCAATATGCGAACGATGGGGGCTGAAGTCCGCCCCGTCACCACTGGTTCACGCACACTGCGGGACGCCATTAACGAAGCCATGCGGGACTGGATGTCGTCTGTGGACACCACTCATTACATCTTGGGTTCCGTTGTCGGTCCGCATCCCTTCCCGCTAATCGTCCGCGATTTCCAATCCGTCATCGGAAAAGAAGCCCGGCAACAATGTCTGGAAGAAACGGGACGCCTGCCTGACGAAGTGATCGCCTGTGTCGGTGGTGGTTCCAATGCGGCAGGAATGTTTTATCCATTCGTCGAAGATGAATCAGTCCGCCTCACCGGTGTCGAAGCGGGTGGCCGCGGTCCAGAAGCAGGACAACACGCCAGTCCGTTGAGCTACGGCCGCAAAGGTGTCCTGCACGGTAGCTTCAGCTATGTCATGCAGGACGACGACGGCCAAACCTGCGACGTCCATTCCATTTCTGCTGGACTCGATTATCCGGGCGTCGGACCCGAACATGCCTACTGGAAAGATACCGGCCGAGTCGATTACGTCGCTGCTGAAGATGACGAAGCAATGGCCGCCTTTAAGAAACTGGCCACCCTGGAAGGTATTCTCCCTGCACTCGAATCCTCTCATGCAATTTCTCATGCGATGAAAGCTGCTAAGCAACGCTCAGCTGACGAGATTGTTGTTGTCTGCCTTTCCGGTCGAGGTGACAAAGATGTCTCCGAAGTCGCTCGCCTACTCGGACAAGACCTCTAA